The following proteins are co-located in the Geoanaerobacter pelophilus genome:
- a CDS encoding toll/interleukin-1 receptor domain-containing protein — translation MQRDKLVGSICASGNFEAIRFVWNSANIMQRDKLIGSICASGNFEAIRFVWNSANVMQRDKLVESICASRNLEAVKFVWNSANIMQKNILVACLADSAFCTVDTFFVKNENDTQDISESTSKDSPTNIITHQQTPILPILGTPENLEKRSEKMTTNTDYHVFVSHASEDKDDFVRPLAHALRGRGVSVWYDEFSLSWGDSLRNKIDEGLTKSQYGIVVLSHKFFEKNWPLKELDGLISREDTNTKVILPIWHGVDSSDIAKYSPILASKLAVSSSIGISGIVNKFVELIGVQNI, via the coding sequence ATGCAGAGAGATAAATTAGTTGGAAGTATTTGTGCTAGCGGGAACTTCGAAGCAATCCGGTTCGTTTGGAATTCAGCAAATATCATGCAGAGAGATAAATTAATTGGAAGTATCTGTGCTAGTGGAAACTTCGAAGCAATCCGGTTCGTTTGGAATTCAGCGAATGTCATGCAGAGAGACAAACTTGTTGAGAGTATATGCGCTAGTAGAAACCTTGAGGCAGTCAAATTCGTCTGGAATTCCGCAAATATCATGCAAAAAAATATATTAGTTGCTTGCCTTGCAGATAGCGCATTTTGCACGGTAGACACATTTTTTGTCAAAAATGAAAATGATACTCAAGATATTTCTGAATCAACGTCTAAAGATTCACCTACAAACATAATAACGCATCAGCAGACCCCAATATTGCCGATTTTAGGTACACCCGAAAATCTTGAAAAAAGGAGTGAAAAAATGACTACTAATACGGATTATCATGTTTTTGTGAGCCACGCCAGCGAGGACAAGGACGACTTTGTCCGGCCACTGGCACACGCCTTGCGGGGTCGTGGCGTGTCTGTTTGGTACGATGAATTTTCACTATCGTGGGGAGATAGCCTCCGAAATAAAATAGACGAAGGATTAACAAAGTCACAATATGGGATTGTAGTACTTAGTCATAAATTTTTTGAAAAAAATTGGCCGCTGAAAGAGCTCGATGGCTTAATCTCACGCGAGGATACAAATACGAAAGTGATTCTTCCGATTTGGCATGGAGTGGATAGTAGCGACATTGCTAAATACTCACCTATCTTGGCAAGTAAGCTTGCTGTTTCTTCCAGCATTGGAATCTCAGGAATAGTGAATAAATTTGTTGAGCTTATTGGAGTTCAGAATATTTAA